In one Pseudomonas fitomaticsae genomic region, the following are encoded:
- the phaZ gene encoding poly(3-hydroxyalkanoate) depolymerase — MPHPFIFRTVELDGQTIRTAVRPGKPHLTPLLIFNGIGANLELVFPFVAALDPDLEVIAFDVPGVGGSSTPRRPYRFPGLAKLTARMLDYLDYGQVNVIGVSWGGALAQQFAYDYPERCKKLVLAATAAGAVMVPGKPKVLWMMASPRRYIQPSHVIRIAPMIYGGSFRRDPTLAASHAAKVRSAGKLGYYWQLFAGLGWTSIHWLHKIHQPTLVLAGDDDPLIPLINMRMLAWRIPNAQLHIIDDGHLFLITRAEAVAPIIMKFLQEERQRAVMHPHPTPLGG, encoded by the coding sequence ATGCCGCATCCGTTCATCTTTCGAACCGTCGAGCTGGATGGCCAGACCATCCGCACGGCGGTCCGCCCCGGCAAGCCTCACTTGACGCCCTTGCTGATATTCAACGGCATCGGCGCCAACCTGGAGCTGGTGTTTCCTTTTGTCGCGGCGCTGGATCCGGACCTGGAAGTGATCGCCTTCGACGTGCCCGGTGTCGGTGGTTCCTCGACGCCGCGACGGCCATATCGCTTTCCGGGGCTGGCGAAGCTCACCGCACGGATGCTCGATTACCTCGACTACGGACAGGTCAACGTGATCGGCGTGTCCTGGGGGGGCGCGCTGGCGCAGCAGTTCGCCTACGACTATCCCGAGCGCTGCAAGAAGCTGGTGCTGGCGGCGACCGCTGCCGGTGCGGTGATGGTGCCGGGCAAGCCAAAAGTGCTGTGGATGATGGCCAGTCCGCGGCGCTATATCCAGCCGTCCCATGTGATCCGCATCGCCCCGATGATCTACGGCGGCTCGTTCCGCCGCGACCCGACACTCGCCGCCAGCCATGCGGCCAAGGTGCGTTCGGCGGGCAAGCTCGGTTACTACTGGCAACTGTTCGCGGGCCTGGGCTGGACCAGCATTCACTGGCTGCACAAGATCCATCAGCCGACGCTGGTGCTGGCCGGTGATGACGATCCGCTGATCCCGCTGATCAACATGCGCATGCTCGCCTGGCGAATTCCCAACGCGCAGTTGCACATCATCGACGACGGGCATCTGTTCCTGATTACCCGGGCCGAGGCGGTGGCGCCGATCATCATGAAATTCCTCCAGGAGGAACGTCAGCGTGCGGTGATGCATCCGCACCCGACACCGCTGGGCGGATAA
- the phaC gene encoding class II poly(R)-hydroxyalkanoic acid synthase, protein MRDKPATGVVPSPAVFINAQSAMTGLRGRDLISTLRSVAAHGLRNPIHSAKHALKLGGALGRVLLGETLHPTNPQDSRFADPAWSLNPFYRRSLQAYLAWQKQVKSWIDESSMSDDDRARAHFAFTLLNDAVAPSNTLLNPLAVKELFNSGGHSLVRGLSHLFDDLLHNDGLPRQVTKQAFEVGKTVATTTGSVVFRNEMLELIQYRPMSEKQYSKPLLVVPPQINKYYIFDLSPSNSFVQFALKNGLQTFMISWRNPDVRHREWGLSTYVEAVEEAMNICRAITGAREVNLMGACAGGLTIAALQGHLQAKRQLRRVSSATYLVSLLDSEMNTPATLFADEQTLEAAKRRSYQKGVLDGRDMAKVFAWMRPNDLIWSYFVNNYLLGKEPPAFDILYWNNDSTRLPAAFHGDILDFFKHNPLTHPGGLEVCGTPIDLQKVTVDSFSVAGMNDHITPWDAVYRSTLLLGGERRFVLSNSGHVQSILNPPGNPKAHYVENGKLSGDPRAWYYDAKKVDGSWWPQWLEWVQQRSGTLHETQMTLGNANYPPMEAAPGTYVRVR, encoded by the coding sequence ATGCGTGACAAACCAGCGACGGGCGTCGTGCCCAGCCCCGCCGTGTTCATCAATGCACAGAGTGCCATGACCGGCCTGCGCGGCCGGGACCTGATCTCGACCTTGCGCAGCGTGGCTGCCCACGGCTTGCGCAATCCGATCCACAGTGCAAAACACGCCTTGAAGCTGGGAGGCGCGCTCGGACGCGTGCTGCTCGGCGAAACCCTGCACCCGACCAATCCGCAGGACAGCCGCTTCGCCGATCCGGCGTGGAGCCTGAACCCGTTCTATCGGCGCAGCCTTCAGGCCTATCTGGCCTGGCAGAAACAGGTCAAGAGCTGGATCGACGAGAGCAGCATGAGCGACGACGACCGCGCCCGCGCGCACTTCGCCTTCACCCTGCTCAACGACGCCGTTGCGCCTTCCAACACACTGCTTAATCCGCTGGCTGTGAAGGAGCTGTTCAACTCTGGCGGTCACAGTCTGGTGCGCGGTCTCAGCCATCTGTTCGATGACCTGTTGCACAACGACGGCCTGCCACGCCAGGTGACCAAACAGGCTTTCGAAGTCGGCAAGACCGTCGCCACCACCACCGGCTCGGTGGTGTTTCGCAACGAAATGCTCGAGCTGATCCAGTACCGGCCGATGAGCGAAAAACAGTATTCGAAACCACTGCTGGTGGTGCCGCCGCAAATCAACAAGTACTACATTTTCGACCTCAGCCCGAGCAACAGCTTCGTTCAGTTCGCCCTGAAGAACGGCTTGCAGACCTTCATGATCAGCTGGCGCAACCCGGATGTGCGCCATCGCGAATGGGGCCTGTCGACCTATGTTGAAGCCGTGGAAGAAGCGATGAACATCTGCCGGGCGATCACCGGCGCCCGCGAAGTCAACCTGATGGGCGCCTGCGCCGGTGGGCTGACCATCGCCGCGCTACAAGGACATCTGCAGGCCAAGCGGCAGTTGCGGCGGGTCTCCAGCGCCACCTATCTGGTGAGCCTGCTAGACAGCGAAATGAACACCCCGGCCACCCTGTTCGCCGATGAGCAAACGCTCGAAGCGGCCAAGCGGCGCTCCTATCAGAAAGGCGTGCTGGACGGTCGCGACATGGCCAAGGTGTTCGCCTGGATGCGCCCCAACGATCTGATCTGGAGTTACTTCGTCAACAACTACCTGCTGGGCAAGGAGCCGCCGGCGTTCGATATCCTCTACTGGAACAACGACAGCACCCGTCTGCCCGCCGCGTTTCACGGCGACATTCTGGACTTCTTCAAGCACAACCCGTTGACCCACCCGGGTGGGCTGGAAGTGTGCGGCACGCCGATCGATCTGCAGAAGGTCACGGTCGACAGCTTCAGCGTCGCCGGGATGAACGACCACATCACGCCGTGGGACGCGGTCTATCGCTCGACGCTGTTGCTGGGCGGTGAGCGGCGCTTCGTGCTGTCCAACAGCGGCCACGTGCAGAGCATCCTCAACCCGCCAGGCAACCCGAAAGCCCATTACGTCGAGAACGGAAAGCTCAGCGGCGATCCGCGTGCCTGGTACTACGACGCCAAGAAAGTCGACGGCAGCTGGTGGCCGCAATGGCTGGAGTGGGTGCAGCAGCGCTCCGGCACCCTGCACGAAACCCAGATGACCCTCGGCAACGCCAATTACCCACCGATGGAAGCGGCACCCGGCACCTATGTGCGTGTGCGCTGA
- the hslV gene encoding ATP-dependent protease subunit HslV, giving the protein MTTIVSVRRHGKVVMGGDGQVSLGNTVMKGNAKKVRRLYHGEVIAGFAGATADAFTLFERFEGQLEKHQGHLVRAAVELAKEWRTDRSLSRLEAMLAVANKDASLIITGNGDVVEPEDGLIAMGSGGAYAQAAASALLKKTDLSAREIVETALGIAGDICVFTNHTQTIEEQDLAEKA; this is encoded by the coding sequence GCCACGGCAAAGTCGTCATGGGCGGCGACGGCCAGGTTTCTCTTGGCAACACCGTGATGAAAGGCAACGCGAAGAAAGTTCGTCGCCTGTACCACGGCGAAGTCATCGCCGGTTTCGCCGGTGCCACCGCCGACGCCTTTACCCTGTTCGAACGTTTCGAAGGCCAGCTTGAAAAGCACCAGGGTCATCTGGTTCGCGCCGCCGTCGAACTCGCCAAAGAATGGCGCACCGACCGTTCCCTGAGCCGCCTCGAAGCGATGCTCGCGGTCGCCAACAAAGACGCCTCCCTGATCATCACCGGCAACGGTGACGTGGTCGAACCCGAAGACGGCCTGATCGCCATGGGTTCCGGTGGCGCCTATGCGCAAGCCGCCGCCAGCGCCCTGCTGAAGAAGACCGACCTGTCGGCCCGCGAAATCGTCGAGACCGCTCTCGGCATCGCCGGCGACATCTGTGTATTCACCAACCACACCCAGACCATTGAGGAGCAGGATCTCGCTGAAAAAGCCTGA
- the phaC gene encoding class II poly(R)-hydroxyalkanoic acid synthase, with protein sequence MSNKNNDDLKYQASENTLGLNPVVGLRGKDLLASARMVLTQAIKQPIHSVKHVTQFGLELKNVLFGKSDLQPAGDDRRFVDPAWSQNPLYKRYLQTYLAWRKELHAWIDDSSLSPKDIARGHFVINLMTEAMAPTNTAANPAAVKRFFETGGKSLLDGLSHLAKDLVHNGGMPSQVNMGAFEVGKSLGVTEGAVVFRNDVLELIQYKPITEQVHERPLLVVPPQINKFYVFDLSPDKSLARFCLRNNVQTFIVSWRNPTKEQREWGLSTYIEALKEAVDVVTAITGSKDVNMLGACSGGITCTALLGHYAATGENKVNALTLLVSVLDTTLDSDVALFVDEQTLEMAKRHSYQAGVLEGKDMAKVFAWMRPNDLIWNYWVNNYLLGNEPPVFDILFWNNDTTRLPAAFHGDLIEMFKNNPLIRPNALEVCGTPIDLKQVTADIFSLAGTNDHITPWKSCYKSAQLFGGKVEFVLSSSGHIQSILNPPGNPKSRYMTSDEMTANADDWQENSTKHADSWWLYWQAWQAARSGELKKAPTKLGNKAFPAGEASPGTYVHER encoded by the coding sequence ATGAGTAACAAGAATAACGATGATTTGAAGTACCAGGCCTCGGAGAACACCCTGGGGCTGAATCCTGTCGTTGGGCTTCGCGGAAAGGATCTGCTGGCCTCTGCTCGAATGGTGCTGACCCAGGCCATCAAACAACCGATCCATAGTGTCAAACACGTCACCCAGTTCGGCCTCGAACTGAAGAACGTGCTGTTCGGCAAATCCGACCTGCAACCGGCGGGCGATGACCGTCGCTTCGTCGATCCGGCGTGGAGTCAGAACCCGCTGTACAAACGTTATCTGCAAACCTACCTGGCATGGCGCAAGGAACTCCATGCCTGGATCGACGACAGCAGCCTCTCGCCCAAGGACATCGCGCGCGGCCACTTCGTGATCAACCTGATGACCGAGGCCATGGCGCCGACCAACACGGCAGCCAACCCGGCGGCGGTCAAACGCTTCTTCGAGACCGGCGGCAAGAGCCTGCTCGACGGCCTCTCGCACCTGGCCAAGGATCTGGTGCACAACGGCGGCATGCCGAGCCAGGTCAACATGGGCGCGTTCGAGGTCGGCAAGAGCCTGGGCGTGACCGAAGGCGCGGTGGTGTTTCGCAACGACGTGCTGGAGCTGATCCAGTACAAGCCGATCACCGAGCAAGTGCACGAGCGCCCGCTGCTCGTCGTGCCGCCGCAGATCAACAAGTTCTATGTATTCGACCTCAGCCCGGACAAGAGCCTGGCGCGCTTCTGCCTGCGCAACAATGTGCAGACCTTCATCGTCAGCTGGCGCAACCCGACCAAGGAACAGCGCGAGTGGGGCCTCTCGACTTACATCGAAGCCCTGAAGGAAGCGGTCGACGTGGTCACTGCGATCACCGGCAGCAAGGACGTCAACATGCTCGGCGCCTGCTCCGGCGGCATCACCTGCACCGCCCTGCTCGGCCACTACGCCGCCACGGGTGAAAACAAGGTCAATGCCCTGACCCTGCTGGTCAGCGTGCTCGACACCACGCTCGACAGCGACGTCGCGTTGTTCGTCGACGAGCAGACGCTGGAAATGGCCAAGCGACACTCCTATCAGGCCGGTGTGCTCGAAGGCAAAGACATGGCCAAGGTCTTCGCCTGGATGCGTCCCAACGATCTGATCTGGAACTACTGGGTCAACAACTACCTGCTCGGCAACGAGCCGCCGGTGTTCGACATCCTGTTCTGGAACAACGATACGACTCGACTGCCGGCCGCGTTCCACGGCGACCTGATCGAGATGTTCAAAAACAACCCACTGATCCGCCCCAATGCACTGGAAGTGTGCGGCACGCCAATCGACCTCAAGCAGGTGACCGCCGACATCTTCTCGCTGGCCGGCACCAACGACCACATCACTCCGTGGAAGTCCTGCTACAAGTCGGCGCAGCTGTTTGGTGGCAAGGTGGAATTCGTGCTGTCCAGCAGCGGGCATATCCAGAGCATCCTGAACCCGCCGGGCAACCCGAAATCGCGCTACATGACCAGCGACGAAATGACCGCCAATGCCGATGACTGGCAGGAAAACTCGACCAAGCACGCCGACTCCTGGTGGCTGTATTGGCAGGCATGGCAGGCCGCGCGTTCGGGCGAGCTGAAAAAGGCGCCGACGAAATTGGGCAACAAAGCGTTCCCGGCAGGTGAAGCATCGCCGGGCACTTACGTACACGAGCGGTAA
- a CDS encoding TetR/AcrR family transcriptional regulator → MKTSERILECALQLFNEKGEPNVSTMEVANEMGISPGNLYYHFHGKEPLILGLFERFQNDLAPLLDPPADVELAPEDYWLFLHLIVERLAQYRFLFQDLSNLAGRLPKLAKGIRQFLNVLKRTLASLLARLKASGQLVSDTQALGQLVEQITMTLLFSLDYQRILDREGEVRLVVYQIMMLVAPHLLPPVKVATERMALQYLEDHE, encoded by the coding sequence ATGAAAACAAGCGAACGGATCCTCGAATGTGCCCTGCAGTTGTTCAACGAAAAGGGCGAGCCGAACGTCTCCACCATGGAGGTTGCCAATGAAATGGGGATCAGCCCTGGCAACCTCTACTACCACTTCCACGGCAAGGAACCGCTGATTCTCGGATTGTTCGAGCGCTTCCAGAACGACCTCGCCCCGCTGCTCGACCCGCCCGCCGATGTCGAACTGGCGCCGGAGGATTACTGGCTGTTCCTGCATTTGATCGTCGAGCGGCTGGCGCAGTACCGCTTCCTGTTCCAGGACCTGTCGAACCTGGCCGGACGGTTGCCGAAACTGGCCAAGGGCATTCGCCAGTTCCTCAACGTGCTCAAGCGCACGCTGGCGTCATTGCTGGCGCGCTTGAAAGCGTCGGGGCAACTGGTCAGCGACACCCAGGCGCTGGGGCAACTGGTGGAGCAGATCACCATGACCTTGCTGTTCTCGCTGGACTATCAGCGGATTCTTGATCGTGAAGGGGAAGTGCGGCTGGTGGTGTACCAGATCATGATGCTGGTGGCGCCGCATCTGTTGCCGCCGGTGAAGGTGGCGACGGAGAGGATGGCTTTGCAGTACCTCGAAGATCACGAGTAA
- the hslU gene encoding ATP-dependent protease ATPase subunit HslU gives MSMTPREIVHELNRHIIGQDDAKRAVAIALRNRWRRMQLPEELRVEVTPKNILMIGPTGVGKTEIARRLAKLANAPFIKVEATKFTEVGYVGRDVESIIRDLADAAIKMLREQEMTRVRHRAEDAAEDRILDALLPPARMGFSNEEAPTQDSNTRQLFRKRLREGQLDDKEIEIEVAEMAGIEIATPPGMEEMTNQLQSLFANMGKGKKKARKLKVKEALKLVRDEEAGRLVNEEELKAKALEAVEQHGIVFIDEIDKVAKRGNVGGADVSREGVQRDLLPLIEGCTVNTKLGMVKTDHILFIASGAFHLSKPSDLVPELQGRLPIRVELKALSPQDFERILSEPHASLTEQYCALLKTEGLNIQFQPEGIKRLAEIAWQVNEKTENIGARRLHTLLERLLEEVSFSAGDLASAHDDKAIQIDAEYVNSHLGELAQNEDLSRYIL, from the coding sequence ATGTCCATGACTCCCCGCGAAATCGTCCACGAACTCAACCGCCACATCATCGGCCAGGACGATGCCAAGCGCGCCGTCGCGATTGCCCTGCGCAACCGCTGGCGCCGCATGCAGCTGCCTGAAGAGCTGCGCGTTGAAGTGACCCCGAAGAACATCCTGATGATCGGCCCGACCGGCGTCGGTAAAACCGAGATCGCCCGTCGCCTGGCCAAGCTGGCCAACGCACCGTTCATCAAGGTCGAAGCGACCAAGTTCACCGAAGTCGGCTACGTCGGCCGTGACGTCGAATCGATCATCCGCGATCTGGCAGACGCCGCGATCAAAATGCTGCGCGAGCAGGAAATGACCCGCGTTCGCCACCGTGCCGAAGACGCCGCCGAGGACCGTATCCTCGACGCCCTGCTGCCACCGGCACGCATGGGCTTCAGCAACGAAGAAGCGCCGACTCAGGATTCCAACACTCGCCAACTGTTCCGCAAGCGCCTGCGCGAAGGTCAGCTGGACGACAAGGAAATCGAGATCGAAGTCGCCGAAATGGCCGGCATCGAAATCGCCACGCCGCCGGGCATGGAAGAGATGACCAACCAGTTGCAGTCCCTGTTCGCCAATATGGGCAAGGGCAAGAAGAAGGCCCGCAAGCTCAAGGTCAAGGAAGCGCTGAAGCTGGTACGCGACGAAGAAGCCGGTCGCCTGGTCAACGAAGAAGAGTTGAAGGCCAAGGCTCTGGAAGCAGTCGAGCAGCACGGCATCGTGTTCATCGACGAGATCGACAAGGTCGCCAAGCGCGGCAATGTCGGCGGCGCCGATGTGTCCCGTGAAGGCGTGCAACGTGACCTGCTGCCGCTGATCGAAGGCTGCACCGTCAACACCAAACTGGGCATGGTCAAGACCGACCACATCCTGTTCATCGCCTCCGGTGCGTTCCACCTGAGCAAGCCGAGCGATCTGGTGCCGGAGCTGCAAGGCCGTCTGCCGATCCGTGTTGAACTCAAGGCCCTGAGCCCGCAGGATTTCGAACGCATCCTCAGCGAACCGCACGCCTCGCTCACCGAGCAATACTGCGCGCTGCTGAAAACCGAAGGCCTGAACATCCAGTTCCAGCCGGAAGGCATCAAGCGTCTGGCGGAGATAGCCTGGCAGGTCAACGAAAAGACCGAGAACATCGGTGCCCGTCGCCTGCACACGTTGCTCGAGCGTCTGCTGGAAGAGGTGTCGTTCAGTGCCGGCGATCTGGCCAGCGCCCACGACGACAAGGCGATCCAGATCGACGCCGAGTACGTCAACAGCCACCTGGGCGAATTGGCGCAGAACGAAGACCTGTCCCGTTATATCCTGTAA
- a CDS encoding gamma-butyrobetaine hydroxylase-like domain-containing protein, with protein sequence MTQLPTDIKLHKASKTLSLKYASGEEYTLPAEFLRVHSPSAEVQGHGKPILQFGKLHVGLTKVEPAGQYALKLTFDDGHDSGLFTWDYLYELGRRYDALWADYLAELKAAGKTRDPDESVVKLML encoded by the coding sequence ATGACCCAACTCCCCACCGACATCAAACTGCACAAAGCCTCGAAAACCCTGTCGCTCAAATACGCGTCCGGCGAGGAGTACACCCTGCCCGCCGAATTCCTGCGCGTGCATTCCCCCTCCGCCGAGGTCCAGGGCCACGGCAAACCGATCCTGCAATTCGGCAAGCTGCATGTCGGCCTGACCAAGGTAGAACCGGCCGGTCAGTACGCACTGAAACTGACCTTCGACGACGGGCACGACAGCGGTCTGTTCACCTGGGATTATCTGTACGAGCTGGGGCGACGCTATGACGCACTCTGGGCGGATTATCTGGCCGAGCTCAAAGCCGCCGGCAAAACCCGCGACCCGGACGAGTCCGTCGTCAAGCTGATGCTCTAG
- a CDS encoding phasin family protein, with amino-acid sequence MAGKKNTDKEGSSWIGKVEDYSRKIWLAGLGVYSKIDTDGSKLFDTLVKDGEKAEKLTKAAVGKKVDAAKDSASSAKSRISGVKDRALGTWDQLEGAFDKRLNSAISRLGVPSRNEVKDLHKKVDTLTKQIEKLTGLKAQPVAAKTAAKPLAKAAAKPAAKPAAKTAAAKPAAKAAAKPVAAKAAAKPAAKPAAKPAAKPAAKTAAAKPAAKPAAKPAAAKKPAVKKPAAPKAAAPKPAAPKPVTTPQALASTSNSASAPTPAPAPTAASTPSTPTSQS; translated from the coding sequence ATGGCTGGTAAAAAGAACACCGATAAAGAAGGCAGCTCGTGGATCGGAAAAGTCGAAGACTATTCCCGCAAGATCTGGCTGGCTGGTTTAGGCGTGTACTCGAAGATCGACACTGACGGCAGCAAGCTCTTCGATACATTGGTCAAAGACGGCGAGAAAGCCGAGAAGCTCACCAAGGCTGCAGTCGGCAAGAAAGTCGATGCTGCCAAGGATTCTGCAAGCTCGGCAAAATCGCGCATCAGCGGCGTGAAAGATCGCGCGCTGGGCACCTGGGATCAACTGGAAGGGGCTTTTGACAAGCGCCTGAACAGTGCGATTTCGCGGCTGGGCGTACCGAGCCGCAACGAGGTGAAGGATCTGCACAAGAAGGTCGATACCCTGACCAAGCAGATCGAAAAACTCACCGGCCTGAAAGCTCAGCCTGTCGCGGCCAAAACCGCTGCCAAGCCACTGGCTAAAGCCGCCGCCAAGCCGGCCGCAAAACCAGCGGCAAAAACTGCTGCCGCCAAGCCTGCAGCGAAAGCCGCGGCCAAACCGGTTGCCGCCAAGGCCGCCGCCAAGCCGGCAGCAAAACCAGCCGCCAAACCTGCGGCCAAGCCAGCAGCGAAAACCGCTGCCGCCAAACCCGCTGCCAAGCCAGCCGCCAAACCGGCTGCGGCGAAAAAACCGGCAGTGAAAAAACCGGCCGCGCCGAAAGCCGCTGCGCCGAAACCAGCTGCGCCAAAACCGGTGACTACGCCGCAAGCACTGGCAAGCACGTCGAACTCCGCCTCGGCTCCAACCCCGGCGCCTGCTCCGACTGCTGCATCGACTCCGTCGACGCCAACCAGTCAGTCCTGA